A genomic region of Cannabis sativa cultivar Pink pepper isolate KNU-18-1 chromosome 1, ASM2916894v1, whole genome shotgun sequence contains the following coding sequences:
- the LOC115705003 gene encoding sister chromatid cohesion protein PDS5 homolog C isoform X1 — MSSLSQEVLKHNLTDVGRRLLTISGSITDLLNLIERAENLLSNVEQTELVSLEVVISPALTALISDELFKHSDTDVKLSVLTCITEIIRITAPDPPYKDEQMKEIFKSTVVAFEYLSLESGRRFTKAMHILDVVCKIRSCLLMMDLGCDALVYDMFQIFFEQIRSNHPPSIFSSMEQIMTLVLEESEDIPSDIFTLLLSSVNKKKQNISSACLKLGETVFTMCASKLKPYIKTAVTSMKIDVNDYAPIVATLCPKTNNHKAAKETENTSQGANGGNADQKGDSLRALMPPPRWPTSDNNGKNNSCKELHTERAADSRDVAEPSSILNKSAEEPSNSLMSAVEGNSKGADSSGTAEHESEPVQTSRKNPKDIAKGKEPVSVEEDTDTAPKKRGQKSNTSMDAEEAPGEREDSRNTSREEKKETDSVMKSTKAAKSENEPTSATKKRGQSSNSSSMKPEEGDDHAGRSSRLRNTDNGKGNVTELAPQLDKSKRKNVAQYQRSRGKGKMSTLNQEADTKSQTDIKEKAKVIVNLNLNEKPEDTGSVEENDQENSTKLELAAASEGPGQPPEEKQQEQSTVKSEDVNVNDNLSALRTTRKRRRAVHYSNNDTNEGSLHKGWGSRTGTKFSSSSKTTFKKEHVIGKEEASEMPNLGELLIGTKIKVWWPLDKEFYEGIVKSYDPVKKKHQVLYVDGDQETLNLQHQRWEPIVDDALAEEGKKTDLPGPDSSSQINSLEAVTPVQVKPDQADDFSDEGIPKGRLRRTKSVNRKQAKSSDRAKAVSSSGRNSGRKKSKREKQAETSDQAKANSSLKRSSGQKVENTKGPSREKEAKTSDQAKADPSPKRHSGQKVQAKSNQEKEAKISDPPKADPTPERNSGLKVQSKKSKSNLEKQAKKSDQSKADPPSGSRRGTRAQKRASEEPNEVKKSDQGKTDSFLETLACLRKRVKKSANSDKGKQPKGSHSKADSSTKRTEMPTSAADAPLLDNPVEAVVDEKLKDNDSNSGAVVDTKITEEMAESIEKKNPKVDNENGASKV, encoded by the exons ATGTCTTCTTTGTCTCAAGAAGTTCTCAAGCACAATCTAACCGATGTTGGCAGGAGACTCCTTACAATTTCTGGCTCCATAACTGACCTTCTCAACCTTATTGAA AGAGCCGAGAATTTGTTGTCGAACGTGGAACAAACAGAGTTGGTATCTCTAGAAGTTGTGATTTCACCAGCATTGACAGCTTTGATTTCTGATGAGCTTTTCAAGCACTCTGATACGGATGTCAAACTCTCAGTTCTAACTTGCATCACTGAGATTATAAGGATAACTGCACCGGATCCTCCTTATAAGGATGAACAAATGAAG gAGATTTTCAAATCAACTGTTGTAGCTTTTGAATATTTGTCCCTAGAATCAGGCCGTCGCTTTACCAAGGCTATGCACATCTTGGATGTTGTTTGTAAGATCAGGTCATGCTTGTTGATGATGGATCTTGGATGTGATGCATTAGTTTATGACATGTTTCAAATTTTCTTTGAACAAATTAG GTCCAACCATCCACCATCTATATTTTCATCTATGGAACAAATAATGACATTGGTTTTAGAAGAAAGTGAAGACATTCCATCTGATATTTTCACTCTTCTTCTATCTAGTGTTAACAAGAAAAAACAG AACATATCATCTGCTTGTTTGAAACTGGGAGAGACGGTTTTCACTATGTGTGCTTCTAAGCTCAAACCGTACATCAAAACAGCAGTGACGTCGATGAAGATTGATGTGAATGATTATGCTCCAATAGTGGCTACATTATGCCCCAAAACTAACAACCATAAGGCTGCTAAGGAAACAGAAAATACTTCG CAGGGGGCCAATGGTGGGAATGCTGACCAAAAAGGTGATTCTTTAAGAGCACTAATGCCTCCTCCAAGATGGCCAACTTCTGATAACAATGGAAAGAACAATTCTTGCAAAGAATTACATACTGAAAGAGCTGCTGATTCAAGAGATGTTGCTGAACCAAGCTCAATTCTGAACAAGAGTGCTGAGGAGCCATCAAATTCTTTGATGAGTGCTGTGGAAGGCAATTCCAAAGGAGCTGATTCAAGTGGTACCGCTGAACATGAAAGTGAGCCGGTGCAAACTTCTCGGAAGAATCCAAAAGACATTGCTAAAGGAAAAGAGCCAGTCTCAGTTGAGGAAGACACAGACACTGCTCCCAAAAAGAGAGGCCAGAAGTCAAATACTTCGATGGATGCAGAAGAAGCCCCGGGAGAAAGAGAAGATTCAAGAAATACTTCAAGGGAAGAGAAGAAGGAAACTGATTCTGTAATGAAGTCAACTAAGGCAGCAAAATCTGAAAATGAGCCAACTTCTGCTACCAAAAAGCGAGGACAGTCATCGAATTCTTCTTCGATGAAACCAGAGGAAGGAGATGATCATGCTGGGAGGTCATCTCGTCTAAGAAACACTGATAATGGGAAGGGTAATGTGACAGAGCTAGCACCTCAACTCGATAAGAGTAAAAGGAAAAATGTAGCTCAATATCAAAGGAGCCGCGGAAAGGGAAAAATGAGTACATTGAATCAGGAAGCTGATACCAAGTCCCAAACAGATATCAAAGAGAAGGCTAAAGTAATTGTCAATCTCAATTTGAATGAGAAACCCGAGGATACTGGCAGCGTAGAAGAGAATGATCAGGAGAACTCAACTAAGCTTGAGCTTGCTGCTGCTTCTGAAGGCCCTGGCCAGCCTCCCGAGGAAAAACAACAAGAGCAGTCTACTGTGAAGTCTGAGGATGTCAATGTCAATGATAACCTATCAGCTCTAAGGACTACTAGGAAAAGGAGAAGGGCTGTGCATTATTCCAATAATGACACTAATGAAGGATCTCTTCATAAG GGCTGGGGCTCTAGGACTGGAACTAAGTTTTCTagttcttctaaaacaactttcaAGAAGGAACATGTCATTGGAAAGGAGGAG GCTTCCGAAATGCCTAATCTAGGCGAACTGCTTATCGGAACAAAGATTAAGGTTTGGTGGCCCCTAGATAAAGA GTTTTATGAAGGCATTGTTAAATCTTATGACCCTGTTAAAAAGAAGCATCAG GTGTTGTATGTTGATGGGGATCAAGAGACACTTAACCTCCAACACCAACGATGGGAGCCGATTGTAGATGATGCTTTAGCTGAGgaa GGTAAAAAGACTGATCTTCCTGGACCAGACTCTTCATCTCAAAT CAATTCACTAGAGGCAGTAACACCTGTTCAAGTAAAACCAGATCAGGCTGATGATTTCTCTGATGAAGG AATTCCAAAGGGAAGACTGAGAAGAACAAAGTCGGTTAATAGAAAACAAGCGAAAAGCTCAGACCGAGCAAAGGCTGTTTCTTCATCAGGAAG AAATTCTGGACGGAAAAAATCTAAGCGGGAGAAACAAGCTGAAACATCAGATCAAGCAAAGGCTAATTCTTCCCTGAAAAG AAGTTCTGGACAGAAAGTAGAGAACACAAAAGGCCCGAGTCGGGAGAAAGAAGCTAAAACATCAGATCAAGCAAAGGCTGATCCTTCCCCCAAAAG ACATTCTGGACAGAAAGTACAGGCAAAGTCAAATCAGGAAAAGGAAGCAAAAATATCTGATCCACCAAAGGCTGATCCAACCCCAGAAAG AAATTCTGGACTGAAAGTACAGAGCAAAAAATCAAAGTCCAATCTGGAGAAGCAAGCTAAGAAGTCAGATCAATCAAAGGCTGATCCTCCATCAGGAAG TAGGCGAGGAACTAGAGCACAGAAGAGAGCTTCAGAAGAGCCTAATGAAGTGAAAAAATCTGATCAAGGAAAAACTGATTCTTTCTTGGAGACACTGGC TTGTCTCCGAAAGAGGGTGAAGAAAAGTGCTAATTCGGATAAGGGGAAACAACCGAAAGGATCACATTCTAAGGCTGATTCTTCAACCAAAAG GACTGAAATGCCAACATCTGCTGCAGATGCTCCTCTGCTTGACAACCCTGTTGAAGCAGTTGTGGATGAAAAGCTGAAAGATAATGACAGCAATTCGGGTGCGGTGGTGGATACAAAAATCACTGAGGAGATGGCAGAATCGATTGAGAAAAAGAACCCGAAAGTTGATAATGAAAATGGAGCTAGCAAAGTGTGA
- the LOC115705003 gene encoding sister chromatid cohesion protein PDS5 homolog C isoform X5, giving the protein MKEIFKSTVVAFEYLSLESGRRFTKAMHILDVVCKIRSCLLMMDLGCDALVYDMFQIFFEQIRSNHPPSIFSSMEQIMTLVLEESEDIPSDIFTLLLSSVNKKKQNISSACLKLGETVFTMCASKLKPYIKTAVTSMKIDVNDYAPIVATLCPKTNNHKAAKETENTSQGANGGNADQKGDSLRALMPPPRWPTSDNNGKNNSCKELHTERAADSRDVAEPSSILNKSAEEPSNSLMSAVEGNSKGADSSGTAEHESEPVQTSRKNPKDIAKGKEPVSVEEDTDTAPKKRGQKSNTSMDAEEAPGEREDSRNTSREEKKETDSVMKSTKAAKSENEPTSATKKRGQSSNSSSMKPEEGDDHAGRSSRLRNTDNGKGNVTELAPQLDKSKRKNVAQYQRSRGKGKMSTLNQEADTKSQTDIKEKAKVIVNLNLNEKPEDTGSVEENDQENSTKLELAAASEGPGQPPEEKQQEQSTVKSEDVNVNDNLSALRTTRKRRRAVHYSNNDTNEGSLHKGWGSRTGTKFSSSSKTTFKKEHVIGKEEASEMPNLGELLIGTKIKVWWPLDKEFYEGIVKSYDPVKKKHQVLYVDGDQETLNLQHQRWEPIVDDALAEEGKKTDLPGPDSSSQINSLEAVTPVQVKPDQADDFSDEGIPKGRLRRTKSVNRKQAKSSDRAKAVSSSGRNSGRKKSKREKQAETSDQAKANSSLKRSSGQKVENTKGPSREKEAKTSDQAKADPSPKRHSGQKVQAKSNQEKEAKISDPPKADPTPERNSGLKVQSKKSKSNLEKQAKKSDQSKADPPSGSRRGTRAQKRASEEPNEVKKSDQGKTDSFLETLACLRKRVKKSANSDKGKQPKGSHSKADSSTKRTEMPTSAADAPLLDNPVEAVVDEKLKDNDSNSGAVVDTKITEEMAESIEKKNPKVDNENGASKV; this is encoded by the exons ATGAAG gAGATTTTCAAATCAACTGTTGTAGCTTTTGAATATTTGTCCCTAGAATCAGGCCGTCGCTTTACCAAGGCTATGCACATCTTGGATGTTGTTTGTAAGATCAGGTCATGCTTGTTGATGATGGATCTTGGATGTGATGCATTAGTTTATGACATGTTTCAAATTTTCTTTGAACAAATTAG GTCCAACCATCCACCATCTATATTTTCATCTATGGAACAAATAATGACATTGGTTTTAGAAGAAAGTGAAGACATTCCATCTGATATTTTCACTCTTCTTCTATCTAGTGTTAACAAGAAAAAACAG AACATATCATCTGCTTGTTTGAAACTGGGAGAGACGGTTTTCACTATGTGTGCTTCTAAGCTCAAACCGTACATCAAAACAGCAGTGACGTCGATGAAGATTGATGTGAATGATTATGCTCCAATAGTGGCTACATTATGCCCCAAAACTAACAACCATAAGGCTGCTAAGGAAACAGAAAATACTTCG CAGGGGGCCAATGGTGGGAATGCTGACCAAAAAGGTGATTCTTTAAGAGCACTAATGCCTCCTCCAAGATGGCCAACTTCTGATAACAATGGAAAGAACAATTCTTGCAAAGAATTACATACTGAAAGAGCTGCTGATTCAAGAGATGTTGCTGAACCAAGCTCAATTCTGAACAAGAGTGCTGAGGAGCCATCAAATTCTTTGATGAGTGCTGTGGAAGGCAATTCCAAAGGAGCTGATTCAAGTGGTACCGCTGAACATGAAAGTGAGCCGGTGCAAACTTCTCGGAAGAATCCAAAAGACATTGCTAAAGGAAAAGAGCCAGTCTCAGTTGAGGAAGACACAGACACTGCTCCCAAAAAGAGAGGCCAGAAGTCAAATACTTCGATGGATGCAGAAGAAGCCCCGGGAGAAAGAGAAGATTCAAGAAATACTTCAAGGGAAGAGAAGAAGGAAACTGATTCTGTAATGAAGTCAACTAAGGCAGCAAAATCTGAAAATGAGCCAACTTCTGCTACCAAAAAGCGAGGACAGTCATCGAATTCTTCTTCGATGAAACCAGAGGAAGGAGATGATCATGCTGGGAGGTCATCTCGTCTAAGAAACACTGATAATGGGAAGGGTAATGTGACAGAGCTAGCACCTCAACTCGATAAGAGTAAAAGGAAAAATGTAGCTCAATATCAAAGGAGCCGCGGAAAGGGAAAAATGAGTACATTGAATCAGGAAGCTGATACCAAGTCCCAAACAGATATCAAAGAGAAGGCTAAAGTAATTGTCAATCTCAATTTGAATGAGAAACCCGAGGATACTGGCAGCGTAGAAGAGAATGATCAGGAGAACTCAACTAAGCTTGAGCTTGCTGCTGCTTCTGAAGGCCCTGGCCAGCCTCCCGAGGAAAAACAACAAGAGCAGTCTACTGTGAAGTCTGAGGATGTCAATGTCAATGATAACCTATCAGCTCTAAGGACTACTAGGAAAAGGAGAAGGGCTGTGCATTATTCCAATAATGACACTAATGAAGGATCTCTTCATAAG GGCTGGGGCTCTAGGACTGGAACTAAGTTTTCTagttcttctaaaacaactttcaAGAAGGAACATGTCATTGGAAAGGAGGAG GCTTCCGAAATGCCTAATCTAGGCGAACTGCTTATCGGAACAAAGATTAAGGTTTGGTGGCCCCTAGATAAAGA GTTTTATGAAGGCATTGTTAAATCTTATGACCCTGTTAAAAAGAAGCATCAG GTGTTGTATGTTGATGGGGATCAAGAGACACTTAACCTCCAACACCAACGATGGGAGCCGATTGTAGATGATGCTTTAGCTGAGgaa GGTAAAAAGACTGATCTTCCTGGACCAGACTCTTCATCTCAAAT CAATTCACTAGAGGCAGTAACACCTGTTCAAGTAAAACCAGATCAGGCTGATGATTTCTCTGATGAAGG AATTCCAAAGGGAAGACTGAGAAGAACAAAGTCGGTTAATAGAAAACAAGCGAAAAGCTCAGACCGAGCAAAGGCTGTTTCTTCATCAGGAAG AAATTCTGGACGGAAAAAATCTAAGCGGGAGAAACAAGCTGAAACATCAGATCAAGCAAAGGCTAATTCTTCCCTGAAAAG AAGTTCTGGACAGAAAGTAGAGAACACAAAAGGCCCGAGTCGGGAGAAAGAAGCTAAAACATCAGATCAAGCAAAGGCTGATCCTTCCCCCAAAAG ACATTCTGGACAGAAAGTACAGGCAAAGTCAAATCAGGAAAAGGAAGCAAAAATATCTGATCCACCAAAGGCTGATCCAACCCCAGAAAG AAATTCTGGACTGAAAGTACAGAGCAAAAAATCAAAGTCCAATCTGGAGAAGCAAGCTAAGAAGTCAGATCAATCAAAGGCTGATCCTCCATCAGGAAG TAGGCGAGGAACTAGAGCACAGAAGAGAGCTTCAGAAGAGCCTAATGAAGTGAAAAAATCTGATCAAGGAAAAACTGATTCTTTCTTGGAGACACTGGC TTGTCTCCGAAAGAGGGTGAAGAAAAGTGCTAATTCGGATAAGGGGAAACAACCGAAAGGATCACATTCTAAGGCTGATTCTTCAACCAAAAG GACTGAAATGCCAACATCTGCTGCAGATGCTCCTCTGCTTGACAACCCTGTTGAAGCAGTTGTGGATGAAAAGCTGAAAGATAATGACAGCAATTCGGGTGCGGTGGTGGATACAAAAATCACTGAGGAGATGGCAGAATCGATTGAGAAAAAGAACCCGAAAGTTGATAATGAAAATGGAGCTAGCAAAGTGTGA